The proteins below come from a single Rhinolophus ferrumequinum isolate MPI-CBG mRhiFer1 chromosome 8, mRhiFer1_v1.p, whole genome shotgun sequence genomic window:
- the DUSP28 gene encoding dual specificity phosphatase 28, translating to MDSGRAGRPGATEAAPSIPPPFAHVAPSLFLGNARAAAAPELLARAGVTLCVNVSRQQPGPRAPGVAELRVPVFDDPAEDLLAHLEPTCAAIEAAVRAGGACLVYCKNGRSRSAAVCTAYLMRHRGLSLAQAFQTVKSARPVAEPNPGFWSQLQKYEDALRSRSRSRRRGEPSGQ from the exons ATGGACTCGGGGCGAGCCGGACGCCCCGGGGCAACTGAGGCCGCCCCGTCGATACCGCCACCGTTCGCACACGTCGCCCCCTCGCTCTTCCTCGGGAACGCACGCGCCGCGGCCGCGCCGGAGCTGCTGGCGCGGGCAGGCGTCACCCTGTGCGTCAACGTGTCGCGTCAGCAGCCCGGCCCGCGCGCACCCGGCGTAGCCGAGCTGCGCGTGCCCGTGTTCGACGACCCAGCCGAGGACCTGCTGGCGCACCTGGAACCCACCTGTGCCGCCATAGAGGCCGCAGTGCGCGCCGGCGGCGCCTGCCTCGTGTACTGCAAGAACGGCCGCAGCCGCTCGGCCGCCGTCTGCACCGCCTACCTCATGCGGCATCGCGGCCTCAGCCTGGCTCAGGCCTTCCAG ACCGTGAAGAGCGCCCGCCCCGTGGCCGAGCCCAACCCTGGTTTCTGGTCTCAGCTGCAGAAGTATGAGGACGCCCTGCGGTCGCGGTCGCGGTCCCGCCGGCGCGGGGAGCCCTCGGGTCAGTGA